The Spinacia oleracea cultivar Varoflay chromosome 2, BTI_SOV_V1, whole genome shotgun sequence DNA segment gacttaatgcaccttgggtgaaggacatatttccttcatttcaacccattggaagtattttgaattttgtatttagaAGCAATGGAAGACAAGGAtcttttgtagcttgaagatgaatttgaaatttgaatttgattcggagtttgaacttggaaaaggaaaagaagcattttttgtatagagtataAGGCTTTGAGTTTTGAAAATCCCGGCATTATGCTgccatggatttgagacattggatttggaattttgaaagtccgacatcatgccgccgtggacttggaattttgaaatgttaggtcatggaattttgaatttgaaattgaatgaggaaaatctggcactacgccatcatggatttggaattgaaAAGTTTCGAATAGGGGACTTGAGATTTGGAAGATTGAACTtagaacttcgaacttgaggtttgaaatatggaatggaaaagtcggcattatgcCGGCATGGATTGGGAACTAGAAATTTTGAGTACgggacttgaagtttgaaagattgaactTAGGAATTTGGTCTTGAAGCTTgaattgaaaagttggcattacgccgacATGAGTTTGGgtacttgaatttgaggtttgagattggaattggcaacttgaattTCAAGTTCGAAAGACggaatttgaagatttgaatgcttgaactagaaaatccggcatgacgcggttggacttgaattttgaatttggaattttgactagaaaatccggcattatgacgccgttggattgaactttgaatttgaaacttgaaatttggactagaaaatccgacaTGACACCGttggacttgaattttgaatttggaattttgactagaaaacccggcattatgacgccgttggatttgaactttgaatttgaaacttgaaatatggACTAtcaaatccggcattatgacgccgttggattgaatttgaatttggcacTCGatgtttggactagaaaatccggcattataacgccgttggatttgaattttgaattcgaaattcgaaatttggactagaaaatccggcattatgacgccgttggattttaatttgaatttggcatttgtgcgtgaggcgtgtttgagggttttgaatcaaatggacttgcactcctaaaagaccttaaatcggcgattttagatgcacgaggcttgaatgatgctcctagggggttggtttcctagttggaggctaatgggttttggcaaagctagaactcgaggttagcctttcacgcgtgcaaagacgcccacacaatgcacaagtagcacgttgtcacactaataggaatatgaatgcgacatgcaaagttctcaacctatggtcggtctaagttttgtatgatgcaagtggtcggctttgggtgtcagaaggtactcgactaagaggcggatccggcgacaacttgcacatccacctaagggacgtgtgtgtcggcagatgacctccatacttgacatcgggaatgtcaagcaaataccaagttagaaaagaaaaaggaaatgggGGTTAAATGTGAGCACCAAGATATTTAGGTGAAATtgtagagagagagtgaaaattTCACCAATTGCGCCAATGTCAGTGATGAAAATTTAGGCGGCAAAAATGGTGAAATAATTTGCATAATTATTTTTCGTaaaatttattttctattttgtttaatttcttCCCCCAATTTCTTCCCCCAATTTCATAATTATCTTTCAGATCTGGGTTGTTTGATTAAAAATTTGAAATCCGTATGAACAATTCAGTCACGTATGAATGAAGCCATCGAATGTGGAAGCTAGGCTCACCTTGTGTATGGTGTTTGTCATGAAGTAGGCGTGGATAAGTAGGCGATTGGGCAAAAAATTGGTAGGCGGCGGTAATGAGAACTTCTAAGGAGGGTGAAGGAGTGGTTGGAAGAAAAAGGAGGTTGCAATTAAACCAGGTATGTTTCCAAGTTTCCGTAATTAGTTGTAATTAATAACcaattatttcattaattaatacAATAAATGCATTCAAGTATTCGtggaaaaataaatttgaaatatttatttaaattaggtCATTCAATTCAGTGAGTAATCTCGAAATTATTTAGGGTTTGAATTTGTTTATTATCGATAATATAAATTTGAGTAATGTTGAAATTACGGTTTGAATTTGGTTACGAAATATGTGTAAAAAAATTAGGATAAAGATGATTGGAATAAAAATTAGGATTTCAACGATGATTGGAATAAAATTTAgggtattgtttattgttaaatTGTGAAATTACGGAAAACATTTTgttaaaaaaggaaaaggaaatggGGAACACGAACTCATTGGTAAACATTTTTAAGGTTTGGTATCGGAAGCTTGTACCATACTCCAAATTAAACACAATAAATTTCATTATGTAGGTTCTTGAATTGGATGGGGAGGAAGAGTTGTTGGATGATGTAGGGGAATATTGTAGTGATGATGGGTTTGACGAAGATGATGGGGTAGGTGATGCTGTAGAGTCTGAAGATGGGGGAGTTGGGGACGTAAAAGTTGGTGAAGAACGTTGGGAAGATGACGAGTATGATGTTGTGGATGATTATGATGAAGCATTAGATGACGGAGATGAATTAGATGAAGAATTGTGTATTGAAAATGATGATGACCTGAATGAGGTTAATGATGATAATTATGATGAATCCGGAGAAATCGGAGTAGGGCGAAACACTACTTGTATGGAGGATGAAGACATTGGCGGCCTTGGTGATGGAGATTGGGTTTCAACCAATAACTCAGATATGTATACAACTCCTACGAAGCGGAACAAAGGTCCTGTTCTACCGACCCCTTCGATCTGTTGGAATGTCATTTGCTAATTGGGAAGCATTGAATAACTATTTTCGATCCTACGGGGAGCAACAAGGTTTTGGTGTAGTGTGTATGGGAGGGAATAAGAGCGGGGTGAAAGACAGTGAAACGGGCAAATTGAATTCCCTGAGGACCTATGTTTGGAGGTGTGAGTGTCATGGACGGCCAAAATACCGGCGGATGGTGAATGGAAGGGTAGTTACCTGCGTAGAGGAACCAATTCTTAAGAGGAAGACGAAGAAGTGTAGTTGCCCTGTTATGCTATATGGTGCTCGGACGAAAGAGAATTTATGGGTTGTGAAGAGTGTTGTTACTGAACATTTGAACCACATTCCCACTCCTACCAAGTCCAACCATATATCCATGTTCCGGGTCAGgaaaataactcaaacaatcCTGAAACAGATTGAAAATGATAACGATTCAGGTGCACATGTGGCTCAGATTTTCAATAACTTAGCGGGAAGAAGGAATGGTGTAGAGAATATTGGTTTTACGAAGAAAGACGTGCATAATATTTTGAATAGGAGGATGCGATTGAGGCTACGAGATGGGGATGCTGTTGCAATGATAAATTATTTAGATAAAATGACAAAGGATAATCAAAAATTTTTCCATCTCCACCGGCTTGATAAAATAGGGAAGTTGCAGGATGTAATGTGGGTTGATGCTCGTAGCAGAGCCGCGTATGAGTATTTTGGGGATGTCGTTTGTTTTAACTCCACGTACTTGACAAACAAGTATGAGTTGCCATTTTCGAACTTTGTTGGGGTGAATCACCATGGGCAAACAATTTTGCTTGGATGTGCATTAGTGTCTCATGAAACCGCGGAAAGGTTTGTTTGGCTATTTAGGGCATGGTTGTCTTGTATGGGGGGTAAAGCTCCCGCTGCTATTATGACCGACCAGGATGCGGCTATGAGGAAGGAAATTAGAATAGCAATGCCAATGCCTAAAACCAGACATCGTTGGTGTATGTGGCATATTATGCAGAAGTTCAGCCGAAAATTGGGTTCGATGACTGATTTTCCCCAAATAAAAGTTGCCCTACAGAATGTCATATACAACAGTTTGACCCCTGTTGAATTCGAAGAAGGTTGGGCTGAAGTGGTGGAAACTTTCAAGCTGAAGGAGGCTAAGGAATGCTACAAGTGGCTAGTAGGTATTGATCATGGTTTGGTACTACTTTTAATTCTAATCGTGATATGGTAAAGTATACATTATACGAAACCGCGATAACATTTTGGATTGGTACACGTTTTCATTTAATTATGTACCAAACTGCATTACATATTTGATTTACATGTGCAATGTGGTAGGTATTTCATATATGGCATTGTCTTTGGTGAGAATGTCTTTCATGTTCAATTCCTTTGTTGTTAATTTACCTAATGACCTTTTTTTAAATGTATAAGGGTTGTATAATCAGCGAGAAATGTGGATACCTGCATATGTGAAGCATATTTTTTGGGCGGGGATGCAGACGACTCAGAGGGTTGAGAGTATTAACAGTTTCTTCGACGGGTACTTGAAGAAGAATACGAGATTATATCAGTTTTCTCCTAGGTACTGCAAGGCCATGGAAAGTAGGGCCAATGATGAAAAATCTGCTGATGTGAACTGCTGTCGTTTTACTCGGTCTTTGGTTGGAGAGTTTGCTGTGGAGAGGAAGTTCTAGAAACTATATACGGATGCGAAGTTCGTTGAAGTCCAGATCCAATGTATGCGGGTATGTTACGTAACACCTATTACTTCGAAAGTAGTTTCTGATgtggaggttgagcatacggtgTCTGACAAAGTATGGGTATGGTCCAAGTTCTTGAGAAAGGAAATATCTTTGGCAGGCCGGAAGCGTATATACGTCGTGATGTTCAACAAGGAGACCTCATTTGCAAAGTGTGACTGCAAACATTTTGAGTGCCACGGCATTATGTGTAGGCACATCATTAAGGTGTTGGACGTGGAGGATGTAGAAAATGTGCCTGCTGGATATATAGTTGACCGATGGAGGAAAGAAATACAACGCAAGCACACTCTTGTGAAGGTTGCTTATCATGATCCCGAGAAAACAGAAGAAGTTAAGCGCTATGACCGGATTATGAATGCGGTGGAACCTGCTGCCCTCCGTGGATCACTGTCCGAGGAgaagttggatttggtcatagaAGGTATTATGAATATTTTGTTACTTCTTGATGAGAGTGATGCTCTTTCAGCAGTTCGTGATAACGAAGCTG contains these protein-coding regions:
- the LOC110799704 gene encoding protein FAR-RED IMPAIRED RESPONSE 1-like, with product MGGNKSGVKDSETGKLNSLRTYVWRCECHGRPKYRRMVNGRVVTCVEEPILKRKTKKCSCPVMLYGARTKENLWVVKSVVTEHLNHIPTPTKSNHISMFRVRKITQTILKQIENDNDSGAHVAQIFNNLAGRRNGVENIGFTKKDVHNILNRRMRLRLRDGDAVAMINYLDKMTKDNQKFFHLHRLDKIGKLQDVMWVDARSRAAYEYFGDVVCFNSTYLTNKYELPFSNFVGVNHHGQTILLGCALVSHETAERFVWLFRAWLSCMGGKAPAAIMTDQDAAMRKEIRIAMPMPKTRHRWCMWHIMQKFSRKLGSMTDFPQIKVALQNVIYNSLTPVEFEEGWAEVVETFKLKEAKECYKWLVGIDHGISYMALSLREMWIPAYVKHIFWAGMQTTQRVESINSFFDGYLKKNTRLYQFSPRYCKAMESRANDEKSADVNCCRFTRSLVGEFAVERKF